Below is a genomic region from Paludicola sp. MB14-C6.
GTTTTTGCATACTATTCATTCTTTGAAATCTATGATCAAGTATTTTCTTTTTTAGTACTATCAATTCTTGTTTGGCTGCTTGCATTCTTTATACCTCGTTATCCTCATCTATTATTCATTTCTTTTTCTTACTTCAGCTCTATATTTGGACATAATTACCCATTGAATATTATTATAACATATTTTGACTAACAAGTGTAGTGCAATTTCTCTATTCCCATTATGTATTTTTCTATTCAATCAGAAAACACTATATAGTAACTTTGCACAGCATAGATTACATATCTCGCAAAGCTTACTAAAGATAAACATAAAAATTACAAAATTGTAGGTGAATAAATGTTTCAGTATTTGAAAAATAAAATCGCTGCAACAAAGCTTTATACAAATAAAAACGAAAACTCTCAAGTCGACGAAGAAGAGAAAAGCCCGCTTAGCACCAATATTCTGGATAATATAGTTGGATTAAGAAGCAAATATCAAAATTCAGCTGATTTTTTGGTAAGAGATATTACAATTTCAAACATCAAAGTAAATTTTATAATGATTGAAGGCATGGTTAATCTACAAACTATGTCTGAAATGCTGTTGGAACCTTTGCTTAATCAGAAGTTTTCAGATGAAGCGGATGGCAAAGAAATATATGAGTTTATTCATAACAGAACAATAATGGCTGCCGATATGGTTGACGTTTTTTCTTATGAAGAAGTATTTCGCTTTATCATGTCAGGGTTTGTTGTAATACTCTTTGACGGACTGGATAAAGGCATTGCATTTGGAATGCAAGGCTTTAATTTTCGTTCAATATCTGAACCTGTTAGTGAAGTAAATGAACGTGGTTCACGAGAAGGCTTTACAGAGCCTCTTAGAATTAACATGAGCATGGTACGTAGAAGAATTAAGTCGCCTACTTTAAAATTTGAGCTGATGACTGTTGGAAAAACGAGCAAAACAGACATCTGTTTAATGTATGTAACAGACAAGGTTTCACCTCATCTCCTGCAAGGCATACGTCAAAAAATTAAAAGCATAAAGTTAGATGTAATTTTAACGTCAGGCTACCTACAACCTTTTTTGGAAGGAAAGCCTTGGTCATTATTTTCGGATGTTGGTATTTCAGAACGCCCAGATGTAGTTGCGGCTAAAATATTTGAAGGTCGAGTTGCAATCTTAGTTGATGGTACTCCATATGCTCTAATCGTACCATATCTATTTTCCGAGAACTTTCAAAGTCTTGATGACTATGCACATAAAGTTTATTTTGCAAGTTTTATTCGTATCATTAAGTACTTTTCGTTTTTTATCACTATTCTATTGCCGGGGCTATATGTTGGAGTAGCAACTTTTCATCCCGAGTTACTTCCACACGCATTATTGTTTAATATTGCCGCAGCAGAAGAAATTACTCCATTCCCGTTATTCTTTGAAGCATTGATTATTCATTTCCTATACGAAATCATGCGTGAAGCAGGTTTACGGTTACCTCGTCCCATTGGGCATGCAGTAAGCATTGCAGGCGCTATTGTAATAGGCGATGCTGCTGTAACTGCTGGGCTCATTGGCGCTCCTATGGTGTTTATTATTGGTCTTACCGCTATTTCTGCTTTTGTAATTCCATCTTTATACGAACCAATTGCAATATTAAGGATTGGCTTTATTATTCTTGGTGGCATGATGGGATTGTATGGGATTGCGCTAGGCTTTATTGTTGTACTTGTTAATATCTGTTCACTACGTAATTTTGGTATTCCTTATACGTCACCTATTGCACCCCTAAGCAAAGATGGAATAAAAGATACCTTTCTCAGAAAGTCTTTTCAATCAATGCAAGAAGAAGATTTTAAAATACAAAATCTTAGTGGTGCTCATATAAACGATGGCAAGGAGGAACCACGATGAATCAAACAAAAATAGGAGCAAGTCAAGCTGTTATATTATTGTTATTATGTCGAGTATTTAACATTTTAAATTTTATTCCTCTTTTTTCAAATAAAATCGATATGTCATCTGAGTTAATCGCAATTATAATATGTACTCTATTAAACTTTATATTAGTTATACCAGCAATTATTCTTCTAAAAAAATATAATGGGCAAAACATTATTGATATCGCATTTCGCAAGAATAAAGTACTAGGCTATTCTATTTCTTTTTTATATGGATTCATTTTGCTATTTAACTTAATTGAAACTGTATTCGGATTTGATTTTTTTATAACAGCAGTAGTTTATCCAAACGCCTCTAGTATTACTATCATTCTAACATTTTGCATTGCTTGTTTTATTTGTGCCCAATTTGGATTAGAAGGCATTGCAAGAACTGCTACGATAGTCTTTATAATATTTTTAAGCGGTGTTATTTTTATCAGCATAACTTCTTTTAAAAATATCAACCTTCTTAATTTAAGTCCATCTCTTTCTAATACCACGAAACAAGTTATAGAAGCTATGATGACTGTAACTTCAAAAAACAGTGAAATATTCATCTTGTTGTTGTTAGCACCAAAAATCAAAGGAAACATATCAAAATGCTTTATTTGGTATATTATTTTGACTGGTATAATAAGCCTTTTATTTAACTTTTTAATTATTACTGTACTTGGTAAATTTGCTTATTCACAAACTATTCCCTATTTCACACTTGCTTCAATCTGTGAAACAAAGATATTACAGCGCTTAGATGCAGTTCATATGGTAATTTGGGTTTTCATTTCATTTGTTAAGGTTACAGCATATTCGTTATTAACTGCTGAATGCTTGAAAAAAACATTACCAAAAAAAGCACATAAATATGCTTTAACTGCTATTTTTGCCTTTACAATTCTACTTTCAATCAGTTTAACGTATATGCCTGAGGTGGTACAAAAAGCAAAATTCACTACAGGCTTTATGACTATTTTTCTTCTAACAATCCTACCTCTTTTTTTAATTCCTCAATATCATAAAAAAGGAGGAAAATTAGATGAGAACAAAATTGATTCTATTGTTAATGTTACTATCTAGTTGCATCATACTCTCCTCTTGTATTCCTTCACAACAATTAAATTCACGTGCATTAGTACAGGCAATTGGCTTGGATTATGAAAACGATGAAATTCAATTGACATTGCAAATATTTTCTCCTGCCGCTGAAGGCGCAAACGGACTTGGTGCATCCTCAAAAAACGCAAAAATTATTGAATCTCAAGGCAAAACCATATCAGAAGCAGTACAAAACGCTAACCTAGTTCAAGGAAAAGAAGTATTTGTTGGACATAACCGCATAATTATTTTAGGGACAAATTTTGTTCAAAACAAATTAAACGAAGCTCTTTCCTACTTTAGTTCAATACAAATTGCAAGAAAAAACGCTAGTATTGTAATTGGTGAAAGCAAGGCAAGCGAAATCATTAAAGCAGACATTAACCAAGGAATTTTACCCGCTGAAACCTTGCAGAAAATTATTGAAAACAACTCGAACAAAGGGCTAATTGAAAATATTATGTTCTACGAATTTGTACGAGCATATCAATCAGATGAAGAAGGTGCATTACTTCCTGTTTTTTCTCTTAACCAAAGTAAGCAAACCATACCTACTGTAACAAATCAAAATGAAAAGAAAAACAAAGGTGAAACTTTAGAAAAAGTAAGCAATCTCCAAATAAGTGGTATGGCTGTATTAAAACAAGGAAAAATTGTTGGGAAACTTGATGAGAATGAAACGCAAGGTGTATTATGGATTCGAAACACAATTCAAAATACAAAACTAGTTACATCTACTGATAAATTTAAAATAATTTCTTTAGATTTTTATCATACTAAATCAAAAATAACGCCTTCAATTAATGGAGATAATATAAAGCTAATCATAAATATTGATTGTCAATCCACATTAAACGAAGCTATATTATATGAACATTCAAATATAACCAGCTCAGATATTCAAGATATAAAAAAAGTGGCTGCGAAAAAAATCGAAGAAAAATGTCTAAAAGCATATAACAAAACAATAAACGAATATAATGTTGATGTATTGAATTTTGGAAGAATTATTGAAAAGAATGATAAAGAGCTTTGGAAGAAGCTCAAAAATAATTGGGAGGATAACGCTCACAAAATCAAATTTGAAATTCATGCATCCGTTGATACCAACAGAGTCGGATTAAACTTTGAAAAATCATAAAGTTAAAATCCACATAAAGATAACATCTATTATCTTTATGTGGATTTATTTTATCCGTTTGGATACATCTTTCTTAATAAAGGTATACCATATTCTCGTTTTGTGCCTGATATTCTATCAATAAAAGTTGCCAAATTACCTCTTGCATGTTCAGGGCCGCCTTCTCGCATCACTGTCCAAAGTGGATCGATACTGTAATCGGATTTTTTCATCATTTCATCTACCCAATCCAAAATCAGTTTTGCTCCCTTTGCACATAAATCAGGGTTTTCGCCAGCAATATTATTGAGCTGATGTGGATCTAATTTAACGTTAAATAACATTTCTTTTTCAAATAAATGATATCCGCCATGATATGTTCTTATATAAACATAATCATTAAATCGTGCGCTACGTTGACAAACATGGCAGCATTGCGTTAATATAACAGCCTCTTTTGAACAGTCTTCACCATTTAAAATGGTTTTTGCATAACTCTTACCATCATATTGATAGTGATTTCCAAACAAAGGCGTATTCAAAAGTTCTTTGATTGTTGGAAGTAAATCAACATTATCATGAAAACCTTCAGCAACAATTCCTTTTTTACCATTCGGCCATTTAATAATCATTGGGATATGACAAGTTGGTTCATCGGCTGTAGCATGCTCACCATATATTCCGAGCTCACCCATATTCTCACCATGATCTGAAGTAACAATGATCGCTAAATCGTCATCATACAAACCTTTTTGTTTTAAGAAATCAATAATCATTTTAATGTTATCGTCTGTATACTTAATACCACAATCATAATTATCCATAAACTCTTTCATTTCTTCAATTGTGGATAGTTTTCCTGGATGTCGTGGCCATTTTTCGTTTGTATCATCATTCCACATGTTAATTTCATTTGCACCATGCGGTCCTATATGTAACAAATGCTCTTTGAAAACTTCCGCTGTAATCCAATTATCAGCCAGAGGTTCATCTTTAAATGGATTTCCAAATTCTTTTGGTGCACGATATGGAGTATGTGGATCCCAAAAATGGACATGCATAAACCAGTTATCTGCGCTTCCGTTACGCTCAATCCAATCTAAAACTTTTGGTGTAACTGCCTCAGCGGATTCTCCACCACGACCACCAACATTGTAACATTCATTAAACCCTGAATTAAACCACCATGATGAATGGCGTTCTGCAAATGTACTAAAGCTGACTGTATGCATTCCAGCACGTCTAAACTGCATAAATAAGCCATTTTCAGAAAAATCATCAGTGAAATGGCGATTAGTTCCTTGTAATCTTAAGTCTGCTGCTGTTCCACCATGGCCAACCACACCCGTGCGTATACCATACTGACCAGTAATAAAAGATGCACGTGAAGGTAAACATGGCGCATTCGGACAATAATAATTATCGAATCGTACACCTTCACTAGCAATTTGATCAATTGTTGGGGAAGTGTTTCTTTGGTAACCATAGCAGCCGAGATGGTCGCTTCTTAATGTGTCAATGTCAAACATTAATACTCTCATAGTTCTCAAACTCCCTATTTTAATTTATTTTACTAAGAAAAAACAATGCTTTCTCTTGTATAACCAATTATGCCCTATTATTCAGATACTCTTCAAAGCGTTCTACAGTTGAATTTACAATTAAGTGTTCAGGAAAATCAATATCAGAAAGTAATTTCAACGCATCATCAACTTGTCCTATTGAATAGGCAAAGTGAGCATCGGAATTTACGATTACCTTTACTTCATATTTTTTGCATAATTTTGCAATCTCTTCACAGTTCGTTAATGAACCAGCACGAACGTGTAAAGAATTTTGGTTAATTTCTACCAGCTTATTATATTCTTTAAATGATTTTATTACTTTTTCATAATCGTATACATAGTTTGGATTTCCACTATGCCCTATTACGTCAACCTTTGGATTTTTTGCAATATTAAGATATGCCTGTGTATTATTATTGATTGAAGTTGATTGAAAAGTAGGCTCGTGTAATGAAGCAACTATCCAATTCAAATAAGATAAAGAATAGTCATCTAAATCAATATCACCACTACTATTTAAAATATTAACTTCAGCACCTTTTAATATTTTAACACCAAATAATTCATTGGGTATTGTCTTCATATTGACAAAATGCCAAAAATGCGGAGAGTCAGTCATTTCCGGTGCATGATCCGTAATGGCTAAATATTTTAATCCAATTTCACTTGCAAATTTAGCATTTTCTAAAACTGTAGAATATGCGTGAGAAGATGCAATCGTATGACAATGTGTATCCGCTATAACTTTCATTTATAAACTCCTTAATATAATCAAACAGCTCTTAGAAAATATCCCAATTCTTAATACTGGTTGTTTCTTCAACCGGCATACCAAGATTATGCATAAGTTCTTGTGCTGCATTATATCCCATTTTCTTTTGACGATTGTTCATAGCTGCAACTTCAAGAATAATTGCAAGGTTACGGCCCGGTTTTACAGGAATAGTAATACAAGGAACTTGTATACCAAGAATGGTTGCATATTCATTTTCCATTCCCATTCTATCGTAAGTTTTATCCGGATCCCATAATTCAAGTTTTACAATCATATCAATTTTTTCAGTTATCTTAACTGAACCCATACCAAAAAGCCTTCTTGCATTAATAATACCAACACCACGAAGCTCTAGAAAATGTCGAATATTTTCGGGTGAAGATCCAACTAATGTTCGATTGGAAACACGACGAATTTCTACTGCATCATCCGCAATCAGACGATGTCCACGCTTTACTAATTCAATAGCAGTTTCACTTTTACCGACGCCGCTTTCTCCTAATAGTAAAACGCCCTCACCATATGCTTCTATTAAAACTCCATGACGAGTAATTCTTGGTGCAAGTTCAACATTGAGGTAAGAAATCAGCCCAGACAAAAATCCGGAAGTTGTATCATTAGTTCTTAAAACGGCAACACCGTTTGCTTTTGCCGCATCCATAATTTCTTCAAAGACTTCAAGGCCCCTAGAAATAACAAGAGCAGGAAAATTCAATGCAAAAAAATCATCCAATCGTTTTTTACGTACCTCATGGGATAACGTTTCTAAATAAGAGTTTTCGCTTAAACCAAAAATTTGAATTCTTGTTTTATCAAAATGCTCTAAAAATCCGGTTAAATTCAATCCGGGACGATTAACATCGGTACTTTGCAATAAAATTTCTTTGCCTTCTGGTAAGTAGATTGTTTCAAGTCCAAAATCTTTAATAATTTTAGATAAAGGAACTGTAAATGGTGTAGACATCAATCTCGCCTTCTTCCTATCATTATTTCTTTAAAAGCTTTAGTATTTTTTTATATAGATATTATATTAACCATATTATACAGCAACATATACCTTAATTCAACTAAATTTTCTGGCATATTCTTTTCAATGCAGTTCATAATAACAATAAATCATTCTATCAACGTATTTATTTCAATAATATGGAGGAGCTATGTTAGTTGTTTTTTTTCGTGCTTTAATACTTTATATATTAATTATGGTATGTTTGCGCTTAATGGGAAAACGTCAACTCGGCGAACTTCAACCATCTGAATTAGTTATTACAATACTAATTTCAAATATTGCATCGTTACCTATAGAAGATACGGGAATACCAATGATTTTAGGGGCAATTCCTGTTTTAGCTTTAGTCAGCTTTGAAATTATTATTTCTAATTTATCTTTAAAATCAAAATGGTTCCGAGGATTTATTTCTGGAAGTCCAATCGTAATTATCAGCAATGGGGTTCTTGACCAAAACCAACTTAGAAAATTGCGTTTTTCTATAGATGACCTAATGGAAGCGCTTCGTCAAAGCAATATTTTTGATTTAAGAGATGTGCAATTTGCAATTGTTGAAACTACCGGAAAGGTAAGTGTTTTACAAAAATACGAATCACAACCCGTTACCAACAAAGATCTAAAATTAAAAAGCCAAGATCCAGCACCAGCTACCGTAGTAATCAGTGATGGTGAAATTGTAAAAGCTGTTTTACCTTTTATCAATATAACGGAAGATTGGGTAAAATCAATCGCAGCTGCCAATGCAACATCAGTAAAAGATATATTTATTATGACGGTAAATAACCGAAACGATTATTATATTATTCCCAAACAAAAAAGAATATAGCATGAAACTATAACAAGGAGCTAACATGAGTAGGTTACTTACAACAATTGGAATGATACTTCTTATTTTAGCAATCAGTTTTTGTGGAATTTGGTATGTACATCAATCAAACAAAGAAATGATTGCACTTTGCGAAGACGCAATTATTTTTAGTAATAAGGAAAATCAAGATGGGTTACTTAGCTGCATAAAAAAGCTGTCTGCTTTGTGGGAAAGCAAACAGCTTATTCTGAGTCTTTATGTCAGACACGATGAGATGGAACGTATTGATAGCCTACTAGTCGTTATAAATGCATATTACGAAACTAAAAATTATCATAGTGTAAGCGTAGAACTACACCAGTTGGAATTTATGCTAGATCATATTTATAGAAGAGAATTACCGACCATTAATAATTTACTCTAACGCTTTTTCTTTAATTTTTTTAACTCCTCCATAAATGTGTCTATATCAGCAAATTCTTTATATACCGAAGCAAATCTGACATAGGCAACTTGATCTATCTCTTTCAATTTGTCCATTACAAGTTCGCCCAAACTTGATGAATTCACTTCTTTTATCATTGCATTTGCATATGAATACTCAATATCAGAAACTAATTTCTCTAGCGTTTCAATTGATACAGGGCGTTTTTCGCATGCCCGCATAAGTCTGTCTATTAACTTATTGGCATCAAAAGGCTGACGGGATTTATCTCTTTTTATAACCATCAACGGAATGGTTTCTATTATTTCATATGTTGTAAAACGAGAGCCGCACGCTAAGCATTCTCTACGTCTTCTTATTTTTAACCCGTCCTCAGTCTGGCGAGAATCAACAACCTTACTTTCTAAATGTCCGCAAAATGCACATTTCATTTTATCAATCCCTCATGAATCATAATGTTTATAGAATCATTATAACACTAAGTAGGACTTCATTCAATACTTATAATCCATAAATCTCTGCTAAATAGTCTTCCACTATGTACTCAAGCGTTACAGGATCCACATCCTGTCCTTCTAAACGGTTTAACAAATCCATAACAACCTGATACTCATCTGAAATGTCGGAGATTGAGGTTATTGTTTTTGTTACGCCGTTATCAAAGAAAACTTGCTCAATGCCGAATTGGGTAACCCTTTCGCCCTCAAAAACTCCTTCATTTACAAGCAAAGAATAAACCGGAACTTGTTGTTTCTCTCTCACAGTACAAATCATAAACTCACTCCTTATACTTTTATGATTTGATTATACCTTATTCAAATTAAAATACAACACATTCTGTTTTTTGAATTTCGACATTACATGACAGCATAACTAACATATTGATAAAAACCAAAAAAACAATTAAATCAAATTGCATATGAATAGCTTTGTTCGTTATTATATACATTATTTTACAATAAAACTTGTACAATTTGCTTTTTAGAATTTTTAAACTTAATATTCACACATATATTGGTATATTTTCATATTAAAATATTTTTATAAATCATAAAATATTACAAAATAATTTAATATACATTAAAATTATAAATTTAAGTTAACAATGATACTTGTTTTAACAAATTTTGATAAGATTCAAAAAATTGCTGCCTAGATTTTATTGAATTACTATAAATTTCTTGTATAAAATATCCATTATAATTCAAATTCTTTAGTTGATTCATCAAAGCTGCTACGTCTAATGTACCCTCGCCTATTGGCAAACAATCATGTACTTTATTATTATCACTTAAATGAACATGGACTATGTTTTTTCCAAGCTTATTTACAAATAATTCTTGATCAATATTAGATCGAATTGCTTGTTTATTATCAAAAACAAGTGATACATCTTTATCAAGATATTCTATCATTTTCTGCAAGAAATGAACATCCCCACTTTTACATCGCTCCACATTTTCTTGTGCTACTATTATATCAAATTCTTTTCCGATATCTCGAAGCTTGGCAAAACGTTCAAAATAAAGATCATCTTCTAGAAGTCCCAGTTTACGATCACCATGAAATATAAATATCGTGGCTCCTAATATATTCATTGCATGAAAATACTGTTTATACCACTCTAACGCATCTTCAAACCTACGATCATAATTCGTAAAAAACATAAAAGGTTCAAAAGCGCAAGAAAATGGGTGAAGTGCAATCACACTTTGTCCATTTTCTTTTATTTGTTTTTCTAACTCTTTTACATAACAAGGATTCACTTCACTAAATGTATTTAAAAAGAGTTCCAGATTTTGAACACCCATTTTAGATAAAACATCAATCGTTTTCTCTAACAACTGCGGATAAAAACACGCTGTTGATACACCACAATTCATAATGTACTCCATTCTATAAGATCGAATTTCTATATAAATTAAATATATTTCAATTAAATTATTCTATTTATAAATTATACCATATTAAATTATATTCGTCATTCATAATTTAAGAAATTAGTATGAATTATAAAACATACTTATTATTTATGTTCATTTTATTACATAATTTTAACATTATTACTTTCATATTTTAGAAATATATGTTATATTATAAAAATAGACAAAATTACATTTCAGGAGGTTCATAATGGATATTTTCTATCAAATCTTGCCTTATTTAATTGGTATCGTAGTGTTAATTCTATTAATACTATTAATGTGAAAAAAAGTGCCTGCGGATAAAGCAAGAGTAATCACAGGTTTACGCAAAAGAGTACTATCTGGTCGTGGTGGCATTCAAATCCCATTCTTTGAAACGTCATGCACTATCTCTTTAGAGGCTATGTCTATGCAGACAGATGTTATTGAGGCACCTGCTAAGGGTGGTATTTTTGTAAACATCACCGGTACTGCTGTTGTAAAAATTGATAACAATCATGATAAAATTCTGATTGCAGCTGAACAATTTTGTAATGGAAGTGCAGACAACACAACCAACAATATCAAGGTTGTTGTTGAGCAAATATTAGAAGGTAAATTAAGAGGTATTGTTTCAACTTTGTCTGTAGAGCAAATTAACGAAGATCGTGTGGCATTTGAAAGCTCTATCGAAGAGAGTATTACTAATGAGTTGAATTCTATGGGGTTGAAATTGCTTTCTTACACAGTTCTTAAAATTTCAACACAAGGTGGTTACTTAGAAAACAGAGCAATTCCTCAAATTGCAGCATCAAAATCTGATGCCGATATCGCACAAGCTGAAAGAAAACGTGACACAGAAATCAAAACTGCCGTTGCTATTCGAGAAGGTGAAAAGGCTAGATTGAATGCGCAAGCTGATATTGCAGAAAGTGAAAGAGATAAGCAAATTCGAACTGAACAATATCGTGCAGAACAAGACAAAGCAAAAGCAAACGCCGATATTGCATATAAATTACAAGAAATTGATAACAATCAATTTGTAGCACAAAAAGAAGCTGAATTAGCCAAAAAACAAGCAGTTGTTGTTGAAGAACAATTAGTTGCAAAAGTTAAAAAGCCTGCAGATGCTAAGAGATATGAAACCGAAGTAAACGCAGAAGCTGAAAAAACACGTTCCATTAAAATTGCCGAAGCTGAGGCTGAAACAATAAGAATAAAAGCATTAGCAAATGCTGAAGCTAAAAAAATTGAAGCGGAAGCAGAAGCACAAGCAATTCGTGCACGTGGTTCTGCGGAAGCGCAATCCATAAAAGATAAAGGTATTGCAGAAGCCGAAGCGAAAGATCGTTTAGCAGAAGCTATGAAGAAATATGGCGAAGCTGCTGTTGTTGAAATGCTGATTGATAAACTACCTGATATTATGGAAAAAATTGCTTCTCCAATGTCTCAAATTGATAAAATTACTGTCATTGATAACGGAAGTGGAACCAGCTCCTCTAACTTAGTAAAAACAGTTACCGACGTTGCCGGAAAAGGTTTTGAGGTTATCAAAGATTTAACCGGACTTGATGTTTCCGAATTGATTACCACTTTTGTGAACAAAGAGAAAACCAAAGATACAACAATCGTAAATGTAACCCCTGAAACAAGCACCAACTACATAGAAGAAAACAAAGAAGATTAAACATATTAACAATAACAAATTTGTAGTTGGGTATACCAAGAATTTTGTGTAAATATAAAAACAATCAGAACAAGAAATAGGAACAAAATAGTAATTGACATAGTGTATAGGTTAGTTGAAACAAGTTTATTTAATGACAAAAGGGGCATGCCCCTTTTGTCATTAAATTTTGGCGGCTGAACATAGAATCATCCAGCGATTCTGTCCGAAAACATGATGTTTAATTGGTTTAAAACAACGTCCCAATTTCGACAACGTTGTGTCCATCGTTCGACAATTTTCTTTGAAGCTAAATACAGTATCCTTTTTAAACTATCATCATTTTGAAATGATGGTTTGTTCTTGGTTATTTGTCTGAACTGCCTGTTTAATCCCTCAATAATATTAGTTGTGTATATTATTTTCCTTACATCAGTTGGATATGCAAAAAAGGTTGATAGTATATCCCAGTTATCCTCCCAACTCTTTATGCAAGAAGGATAACTTTTACCCCATTTTTCTTTGAATGATATTAGATTATTCAATGCTTCTTCCTCTGTAACAGCTTGATATACTAGTTTTAGATCTGCCATTAACTTCTTGATATCTTTGTATCCTACATATCGTGTTGAATATCGAATTTGATGTATAATACAACGTTGAATGTGCGCTTTGGGATATGCTGCATTG
It encodes:
- the nrdR gene encoding transcriptional regulator NrdR, producing the protein MKCAFCGHLESKVVDSRQTEDGLKIRRRRECLACGSRFTTYEIIETIPLMVIKRDKSRQPFDANKLIDRLMRACEKRPVSIETLEKLVSDIEYSYANAMIKEVNSSSLGELVMDKLKEIDQVAYVRFASVYKEFADIDTFMEELKKLKKKR
- a CDS encoding sugar phosphate isomerase/epimerase family protein, with amino-acid sequence MNCGVSTACFYPQLLEKTIDVLSKMGVQNLELFLNTFSEVNPCYVKELEKQIKENGQSVIALHPFSCAFEPFMFFTNYDRRFEDALEWYKQYFHAMNILGATIFIFHGDRKLGLLEDDLYFERFAKLRDIGKEFDIIVAQENVERCKSGDVHFLQKMIEYLDKDVSLVFDNKQAIRSNIDQELFVNKLGKNIVHVHLSDNNKVHDCLPIGEGTLDVAALMNQLKNLNYNGYFIQEIYSNSIKSRQQFFESYQNLLKQVSLLT
- a CDS encoding flotillin family protein, which produces MPADKARVITGLRKRVLSGRGGIQIPFFETSCTISLEAMSMQTDVIEAPAKGGIFVNITGTAVVKIDNNHDKILIAAEQFCNGSADNTTNNIKVVVEQILEGKLRGIVSTLSVEQINEDRVAFESSIEESITNELNSMGLKLLSYTVLKISTQGGYLENRAIPQIAASKSDADIAQAERKRDTEIKTAVAIREGEKARLNAQADIAESERDKQIRTEQYRAEQDKAKANADIAYKLQEIDNNQFVAQKEAELAKKQAVVVEEQLVAKVKKPADAKRYETEVNAEAEKTRSIKIAEAEAETIRIKALANAEAKKIEAEAEAQAIRARGSAEAQSIKDKGIAEAEAKDRLAEAMKKYGEAAVVEMLIDKLPDIMEKIASPMSQIDKITVIDNGSGTSSSNLVKTVTDVAGKGFEVIKDLTGLDVSELITTFVNKEKTKDTTIVNVTPETSTNYIEENKED
- a CDS encoding DUF6514 family protein; translated protein: MICTVREKQQVPVYSLLVNEGVFEGERVTQFGIEQVFFDNGVTKTITSISDISDEYQVVMDLLNRLEGQDVDPVTLEYIVEDYLAEIYGL